Below is a window of Streptomyces genisteinicus DNA.
GCTGCGGGAGAACGCCGTCGGCTACGGTCTGGAGACCGCCGGACTGAAGCCGTTCAACGCGTTCTACCTCGACAGCGGCGCCGATCCCGCCGACCCGCTCGTGTCGCCCGTCAAGCGGGCCGACCTCACCGGCCTGCCGCCGGCCCTGGTCGTCACCGCCGAACACGACCCGATGCGCGACGAGGGCGAGCTCTACGGCGCCCGGCTGCGCGACGCAGGCGTCCCGGCGACGGTCAGCCGGTACGCGGGCGCGGGCCACGGCTTCGTCCAGCACTTCTCGTGGATCCCGGAGTACCACCGGGTCTTCGAGGAGACCGCCGCCTTCCTCGGCCGGCGCCGGACGGGCGGGGAGGGGACACCATGACGCACGACCCGGTCGCCGTCCACCCCCTGGTCTCGCCGTGGGGCCGGTTCGGGCTGTACAGCTTCTTCATCGACGCGCCCGAACCGGCGATCGTCGACACCGGCATCGCCTCCTCGCCCGCCGAAGGCATGGCCCCCGCGCTCCGGGCCGCCGGACGCCGCATCGAGGACGTGCGGTGGATCCTGCTGACGCACGGTCACATCGACCACGTCGGCGGCGCCCACGCCCTGTGGGAACTCACCGGACGCCGCGCCCGGGTCGTGATCCACGAGGCCGACGCGCCGATGCTCCGCTCGCGCCGCGCGCACGTCGAGGAGTACCTCGCCGGCCGGGGCCGGTACCTGGACGACCCCGGCGGCGAGGCGAGGGTGACGGCAGCCGCGAACGCCGTCATCTCCGGCGAGATGGAGCCCTCCCTGCTGGTGAGGGGCGGCGAGACGCTCTCCCTCGGCGGCGGCGTCACCGTGTCGGTCCACGCGGTCCCCGGCCACACCCCGGGCTCCGTCGCGTACGTCGTGGACGGGCAGCGCTCCGTCTTCACCGGCGACGCCGTCCAGGTGCACGGCGCCGCCAACGGCTTCCCCGGCTACACGGACCCCGCGGCCTACCGCGCGAGCCTGGAGCACCTGCGCGACGAGGTCCGCCCGCGCCGCCTCTACCTGGGGCACCCCTACCGCAGCGCCGACGGCACCCCGTACGGCGTCGAACTCGACGAGACGCAGGCCCGGGAGGCCGTCACCCGGAGTCTGGACATCGAGGAGCAGGTCGCCGCGGCCGCCCGCCGATGCCTGGCCGCGGGCCTGCGGCGGACGGACTCCCCGTACTCGCCGTTCGCCCCCGCCGCCGAGGAACTGGGCTACACCGGCGACCCGGCGCTTGAGCCGTCGCCGTTCTTCACCTCGATGCACGGCTACCGCCCGCGCAACCAGAACCCGTGACCAGGAGCACCCCCTCATGACCGACCCCCGGACCATCCGCGCGGGCGCACGGAGCATCGCCGTCCGCAAGGACCTCCGTGTCCCGATGCGCGACGGTGTGACCCTCGCGGCCGACACCTACAGCGGCGTCGACGACATCCCCCGGCCCGCGCTCGTGGCCCTGAGCCCGTACGGCAAGGAGCTCCAGGCCCTCGCTCTGACCACCCCGCCGCAGCGCCGGCCCAGCCCCATGTGGGACGGCTGCATCGAGGCCGGCGACATCGCGCGCGTCGTCGAGGAGGGGTACGTCCACGTCATCGGCGACCTGCGGGGCTCCGGAGCCTCCGAGGGCGAGCACATCGGCAACTACAACGCCGGCGGTGTCCCGCTGGGCCAGGACGCCCACGACGTCATCGAGTGGGTCGCGGCCCAGCCCTGGTGCGACGGCAACGTCGGCATGATCGGCATCTCCTACTTCGGCTCGATGCAGGTACTGGCCGCCGCCGAGCGCCCGCCGTCCCTCAAGGCGATCTTCGCCAGCGGCGGCCACTACGACTTCTACGAGACGACGTACCACGGCGGCGTCATGTGGTTCATGCCGCGTGCCGCCCGCGAGGGCCGCGGCGGCGACTCCGGCTGGGCCTTCACCGACCGGGTCAGGTCCCGCATGCTGGAGACGTACTCACCCGAGGAGATCGCGAAGCGCGTCGCCGAACGCCTGGCCGACCCGGACGTGGCCGCCTGGCCCAACCTGGTCCATGTCCTCAACTACCCCGGGAACCACGAGGCGTGGTTCGACATCGTGATGAACGAGCTCGACGGCGAGTGGTACGAGGAGCGCAACCCGATCACCCTCGCGCCGGGCATCGACATCCCGGTCTGGCTCCAGATCGACCAGGGCCGCGGCTGGACGACGGACGGCACCATCGAGCTGTACAAGGCGCTGAAGGGCCCCAAGAAGCTCGACATCGGCCCGTACCCGCCCATGCAGTCACGGCCCTTCGTCGAGGAGCACGACAAGATGTTCCGCTGGTACGCGTACTGGCTGAAGGGCATCGACAACGGGATCATGGACGAGCCGGCCGTCACCGTGCACGTCGAGGGCTCCCGGCAGTACGTCACCGGCGCCCAGTGGCCGCCGAAGGACGTCGAACACCGCGCGCTCCACCTGCGCCCCCGGCACAGGCTGTCCTTCGAGCCCGAGCCGATGGGCGCCGAGCACGCCGCCCCCGACGGCTTCTACCAGGCGCCGCTGACCGTCACCGACACGGTGCAGATCCTCAGCTGGTCCACCGAGCCGTTCACCGAGCCCACCGAGATGATCGGGCAGGGCGCGGCGCACCTGTTCGCCGAGATCGACCAGCCCGACACCAACTTCATCCTGCGCCTGTGGGACGAAGCCCCGGGCGGCAGGCGGCAGTTGGTCACGACCGCCTATCTCAAGGCGTCGCACCGCGAGCTGGACGAGGAGCGCACCACCGAGGGAGACCCGTACCACCCGCACACCCGGGCGGTGCCGGTCGAGCCGGGGAGGATCGAGGAGTACGTGCTGCGGGTCTACCCGTTCGCGGCGACCTTCCTGCCGGGTCACCGGCTGGTCGCGGAGCTGTCCAACGACGAGCCGTTGGCCGACGAGCACAACGCGCTGCTGCCGCCCGACGCCTTCCATCTGCCGGTGGGCCGTCCCGTCACCCACAAGATCTACCGGGACGCGGAGCATCCTTCCCGTCTGGTGCTGCCGTTCACGACGACGGGGGCGGGGGACGCGAGCCGGTAGCGGACAGCGCCCGGGCGGCGGGCAGTGGCCCAGGCCTTGTCTGACAAATGGCGCCGTCCGCCCGGAGGGCGGGGCGCGCGGCGTCCGGTGCGTGCGATCGCAAGGCGGAGGATCATCCTCGTACTGGGTGTACTCGGATGACTCCGACAACGCAGCGAGGGTGCGTGCCGGGCGTCGCGCGCCAGGCGGGATTTGTCAGACAAGGCCTAGTCTCCGGGGCGCCGGCGCCCCGGGCGCGGTCCGCTACCGGGGGTGCCTGCTCATCCGTAAGGAAGGCTATGGTGTTGCGCAGGAAAGAGTAAATTGTCCTTTTCTGTGGAGGGTGGCACGTTGATGGGGTGAACCGCTACTCCACCTCCCCGCGCCTCCTCGCCCTGGCGGGCACCGTCGTGCTGTGGGCCTCCGCCTTCCCTGCCATCCGGGTCGCCGTCGAAGGGCTCGGCCCGGCCGCCCTGTCCTTCCTCCGGCTCGCCGTCGCGGCGGTCGCCCTGCTGGTCATCGCCCCGTTCGCCGGCGTCCGCCTGCCCCGGAGGCGAGACCTTCCCCTCGTCGCCCTGTGCGGGCTGAGCGGGATGACCGCCTATCAGATCCTGCTCAACTGGGGGGAGGTGCACGTCGAGGCGGGCACCGCCAGCCTGCTGATCTCCGTCGCCCCGGTGTTCAGCGTCCTGCTCGCCGCCGTCTTCCTCTCCGAGCGGCTGACCCGCAACGTCGTCGCCGGAAGCGCCGTCGCCCTCGGCGGGACCGCGCTGGTCACCCTGGCCGAGGGGTTCGCCGGCTTCAGCCTCGCCTCCCTCGCCGTGCTGGCGGCCGCCCTCGTCCAGGGTGTGTACCACTTCGCC
It encodes the following:
- a CDS encoding MBL fold metallo-hydrolase, giving the protein MTHDPVAVHPLVSPWGRFGLYSFFIDAPEPAIVDTGIASSPAEGMAPALRAAGRRIEDVRWILLTHGHIDHVGGAHALWELTGRRARVVIHEADAPMLRSRRAHVEEYLAGRGRYLDDPGGEARVTAAANAVISGEMEPSLLVRGGETLSLGGGVTVSVHAVPGHTPGSVAYVVDGQRSVFTGDAVQVHGAANGFPGYTDPAAYRASLEHLRDEVRPRRLYLGHPYRSADGTPYGVELDETQAREAVTRSLDIEEQVAAAARRCLAAGLRRTDSPYSPFAPAAEELGYTGDPALEPSPFFTSMHGYRPRNQNP
- a CDS encoding CocE/NonD family hydrolase, with product MTDPRTIRAGARSIAVRKDLRVPMRDGVTLAADTYSGVDDIPRPALVALSPYGKELQALALTTPPQRRPSPMWDGCIEAGDIARVVEEGYVHVIGDLRGSGASEGEHIGNYNAGGVPLGQDAHDVIEWVAAQPWCDGNVGMIGISYFGSMQVLAAAERPPSLKAIFASGGHYDFYETTYHGGVMWFMPRAAREGRGGDSGWAFTDRVRSRMLETYSPEEIAKRVAERLADPDVAAWPNLVHVLNYPGNHEAWFDIVMNELDGEWYEERNPITLAPGIDIPVWLQIDQGRGWTTDGTIELYKALKGPKKLDIGPYPPMQSRPFVEEHDKMFRWYAYWLKGIDNGIMDEPAVTVHVEGSRQYVTGAQWPPKDVEHRALHLRPRHRLSFEPEPMGAEHAAPDGFYQAPLTVTDTVQILSWSTEPFTEPTEMIGQGAAHLFAEIDQPDTNFILRLWDEAPGGRRQLVTTAYLKASHRELDEERTTEGDPYHPHTRAVPVEPGRIEEYVLRVYPFAATFLPGHRLVAELSNDEPLADEHNALLPPDAFHLPVGRPVTHKIYRDAEHPSRLVLPFTTTGAGDASR
- a CDS encoding DMT family transporter, whose translation is MNRYSTSPRLLALAGTVVLWASAFPAIRVAVEGLGPAALSFLRLAVAAVALLVIAPFAGVRLPRRRDLPLVALCGLSGMTAYQILLNWGEVHVEAGTASLLISVAPVFSVLLAAVFLSERLTRNVVAGSAVALGGTALVTLAEGFAGFSLASLAVLAAALVQGVYHFAGKPLLRHRSGLELATYAMVAGTVFALPLLPGTVGAVADAPAGALWAAVFLGLLPSALGFVIWGYAVARSSVAASTGALYLVPPVALLVSFVWLGETPHPLELLGGAVAVAGVVLINRRGAAGPGPEPGARAAEPAARPDADRPVRFLQPAVRRPSGAPHG